The Triticum aestivum cultivar Chinese Spring chromosome 6D, IWGSC CS RefSeq v2.1, whole genome shotgun sequence genomic sequence CGTCCTCTTCCCACCGTCGTCGCCCCCTCCGccctcctcccttcctcctccctcctccgtcctccctccttcctccgcttcctccctcctgcctccttcctccACTCcctcccacatcgccgccgccgccctctccctccctcccacatCGCCtctgccctctccctccctcccacgtcgccgccgccggagcaagGTGAGGAGCAAACTCACTTCTTTTTCAAATGTTGGCTTGTAGTATTGATATTTTTTTCAAATGTTGGCTTGTAATATTGATTTTTTTAAATGTTAGCATGTAGTAGTATTAATATGTGGCCATAACATGTGAATTTAGTGCTAAACTTTGCATGATGATTACTGAAGTTTTGCCAAGTCTGAATCCGAATGTGCTTAGCCCTTCTGTGGTGGAATTTTTGAATTATTTGTGGCTATTTTGGATGCATGTGctaaatatgttttgttaagcTCTGTGAATACTACATCTACATTCTAATTGCATGATTTGATCATCTTGTTTAGTCACTGTTTGATCTGCTCAAAGTAGGGAACTTAATGTTAATCTGTAATTTTCACTGATTTCAGTAAAACTTGGCATTTTGTAAAATTCATAGCTAAATAATCATGCATCAAATAAATCCATGCCATATATATGATTTTATCTATGTTATGTGTACTATCTATGTTATGTGTACTATCTGTCCATGTCCTTTTCATCATCTCTAAAAATCTTTAACACGCTATTTTGAGCATGTAAATTACCTATGATATTATACAAAGGGCAGTCTCAATGCTCCAAGGTGTACTATATCTAAGGCATGCTACCTAGTAAAAAAATCTGATATGGAAGTACTAGTGTGTATTAATTTAGATATAGTTCTTAGCATGGAACCCAAGAAAATAACCAAGTGGTCAGCTTGGTAAGCTATCAACAAAAAAAGAACCCAAGAGAATAATGCTTTTTCTCTCACAAAAAGTAGTAAATGAGAGTACTTTTAGATACAACTCTAAGATATAATCAATTGAAGATGATGTATATGGACACTCATTTAATTTATAAGGTATAGCTTAAGATAGTGTGCATTTTTAAGTACCCTAAGGAAGTTTCTACCCTGCTTGCGGTGCTGCAATTCACACCCGAGTCTAATCCTTGGACTGAGTGCCACTTTGTTGCACTTTCACTCTCATGATTTTTCGTAGTATCTCGTGAGTCTCGTGGTCCTTGAAAGATAGGATGAATCTTAGACTTTATTTTGAGTGACCCCCGCCTagatctagtgtgtttcagttagGATGTGCACGCGTGTGTGTAACATTGGCATATGAAGTAATCTACAAAGATAATTATTACACATTCACACTCTTAGATAATATAATTGTTCCAATAAGCGCAGTGATAATATAATATTATAGGGTGCATGATCCACACCATTCAATCCTCATCCGAAGGCTCAAAACGATCGAGGTGGTGTGGCTGCATCGGAGGAGGGGAAATTAACATTGGTTAAGGTTAGTGGGGATAACTCACTCATTTGGTTATATATACAATTACAAACCAAGTACTAATCAGTTTTATTTGCTAAAGTACTAATCAGTTTTATTTGCTAATTCTACGCTCACACCAAGTCAAAACATTGGTACAAGCGTACTTAGCTCACCATCAACCCATCTCAAGACACAGGTGTACATGCAAATAGTTGATAGATCAAATCATCTTGCAATCCTCCCTAGAACTGGACCCCTATTAGCCCCATAGAAAACATCAAATCAAACACACGAATCAGCAAATTGCATGGTGAGAAATGGCTAAGTCCAAGGTTGAGTTGGATGACCCTTGAAGCTAGGGGAGGAGCCACACATGTAGATGGCAAGTCCTGTACTGGTTGGTCCCTGGCCAAGTAAAAGAATTCGGCCCTCCCCTTGGCCCTTGTGACAACTGTCAATTGTCATGTAAGATTAATGCCTTAGTTAATTAGTTACAAGATGTAATAATCACTCTCACCCACGGGTTAGGACCACAGAGATTAAGAAGAGTTAATTGTGCACAGTTCGTGTGCTAATCTCCCTCACTTTCTGTATGGCACATGCACTTTGTTCCCTACACGTAGGGTGGTTAAGTTGGACATGCTTGCCATTGCGCCACCCCAAACTAGTTGGCACTGTACTTTTATTTTGGTAAAGTTGGCACTGTACTTGTGGTATGATTTCTTATGAGCTCTGTCTACCCTTTCTCTTGAAGCCTTTTTGCCTTTCCTTTATCTATTATATCAAATTCAGAAAGAAGATTACAAATTCAACCTTTTGAGCGCTCCACATGAATGGGGTGATTATAGTATATGTATCTGAACTTTGTGTGTATTTTTTGTCTACAACATACTGATTGTCACAAGCTGTCCATACTGGTCGATCTTCACTTATTTTCAGAGTTTTGGTATAGGTATACCATGCCAGAAACAGTGATTATTAGTTACAAAGTTTCTACAACTCATATTGAGTTAACATAAATCTCCATATATAACTTCTTTCTACACTTTTGCAGAACTTCAAGATACCCGACCTCTGCATCCAATTGATGCACGCATTCATATATCGACCAATTTGGCCGCAGATGCAACGGTCGAGTAGCTTGAAAAGACCAAACAGATTTGGTTCATGTGGATAGCACTGCAATGATTTCAGCGTGCGTATGCCTTATCCTGATTAATTGAAGTTTTATCCAAGAACCACAATCTTCATGGGGTGGTGGTACAAATCCTCATCCTCACATTTACACGCATGCGATGCGCCACTAGCTAGGATTTATTTACCCCTCATGCTTAGGTAAAACGCAGGCAAAATTAGGGGGCAAGACGAATGACTCAAAACCCTAGTCCAGGCCATTGGCCAGTGGCCACCCCCTTTCCACATTAGGGCTGGGCTCCCCATGTCCCGCATGCCTCCTCCAGAGTCCACACACCACCTCAGCCATGCACATGTACGGCGATGGTGAGACATGCCATGCTACCCAAATCATCACCGCGCCTGTACCTCCTTGTGTGTGTATATATTCTTCTCCTCTTTACACCTGTTGCACAGGCACTACACTACCAGCTCTCAGCTAGTTACATGCACTGCACTTCCTCTCACTCTGATCTCTTCTTCTCCTTCGCCTCCGGCTGCCGACATGGTAGGCAGCAAGACGCACCACCACGCGTCCTCCTCCCTCCTGCCGGAGGAGCTCAACCTCCTGCAGAAGGCCAGGTGCTCCCCTGACGACGGCAACGGCGTCCATAATGGCGGAGGAGGAGGACGCAGCGCGCTCGGGCAGTGGAAGTGCCGGCTGCTGGACTCCCTCCGGCCCCGGCGCCCGCGCTGCGTGGTGTGCCTCCAGGTGCAGCACGTCACCGGCATGCCCCCCGCCGCCGAGGGGCGCGGCGTGGTGGTCGGGTGGAGGAGCAAGGGCGGCGAGGGTGAGCACACGGCACCGGCGCGGGTGTCGCGCGGCGGGGCGGCCGCGTTCGACGAGGTGTTCCTGCACTACTTCACCGCCGGCGGCTCCACGCTGCGCAGCTTCACCGTGTGGGCCGCGCTCGTGGAGGACGACccggcaaggggcggcggcgggggaggggacCTGGGCGCGTTCCCCGTGGACCTCGCCGAGGCTGCCGTGGCTGAGAGCTCACACCCGCAGTTCGGCGGCAAGGCGCTCAGCTTCCAACtgggcggcgccgccgccggcgccgtgcTCACCGTGAGCGTCTACTGCAGGGTGATGGAGCAGGAGGAGATCCATGGCGCCAACGGTACGTACGGCCACCACGTAAATGGTGCATGCATCTGCTAAACAACTTCCATAGATGTTCTGATCGAGATCCAAATTAGTCTTCTATGGACCTAGCTAGCTTCTAGCCTTCATAGGAGAAGTAAACAAACCCTAGCTAGTCCTCACTCCTCACTTCACAGCTTGATGTGACTTAATTTAGCTGAACACTTGCATTTTAATTGTACTAACTGTATACATTGCACGTTTAACATGGATCGGTACGTGGCAGGCCATGCGCGGGAGAGGAAGAACAAGGGCAAGAGCTTGTCGTACGCGTCGTGCCTGCCGGACCTGAGCTGCCTCCGGACCCGGCCGCCGCCGGCGGGGGCGCCGCGTCGTGCGACGTCGCTGCGGTCGGAGCGGGGCGGGTTCATCACGATCGAGAACTCGGtggcggagatggaggaggaggaggggttcaTCACGATGGAGAAGGGCACGGTGTCGTCGCGGTCTAGGCGGGCGGCGCTGGCGCTGGAGGCGCTGgcggcggccgaggaggaggaggcggaggacgagAAGCCGTGCCTGTTCATGGAGCTGTCGTCGTCGTCCGGGGAGGCGTCGGCGCTGGAGGTGGAGGGGGTGGAGGAGGAGTTCCTGGCGATGCTGGAGGACAAGTACTGGGCGGAGATGGCGCGGAGCAAGGAGATCGAGAAGGGGCTGAGCGTGACCCTGGACGCCGGGCTGGACCTGGGGCTGGACCTGGACTCGCTCATCCGGGACGCCGAGACGGAGCTGGCCAGGGCGGAGCAGGCGTGGAGGAGCAAGGTCGGCGCCGCCATCGTGGAGGAGGAGGAGTACAAGGAGCTGGTCCGGCGGTGGGGCAGCACCACCAGGGACCGGGACAGGGAGCAGCACGTCCTCACCACCTCCAGCTCCGGCTGCTCCTGGGGCTTCGGCTTCGGCAGCCCCATCTAATCTACTCGTAATCGATTGGACATGATATACTATACTGTTACATCACCCATGTAATCCATGCATGCAGTGGGTCATTGAGCCCAAGTAGTAGTGTGTTAAATACTTACGTAGTACTCAGTACGATTTGCTTTTGTAATATTGCAAAGAGGAAAGAAACATGAACCAATCAGAACGCCGCTCCTGTCTTGGTCCATATGACCGAGCACCGCGCAAACCTGCCTATACCGAGACGCTTGTGGATTTTGCATGTACTCTGTGCGCTAGTACAGCACTGCGTCCTTGGGGGCAAAGCAAAGCGAGAGCAGCTACTAGCCCTTGGCCGCATGTACGGCCGCATACGAGGCGACCGGCCCGGTGCAGAGGAATGTCTCGAATGAATGATGGCAAACAGTCGGGTAAAGCGGAGTGAGAGCATGGGGATCGGCGGCCAGGGACGGCGTCCGGTCCCCGCGGCCACATTGCGGCACGGCCGGGTTTCATGCCTCCTCGTGTACTAAATTACACAGAATCGCCCACAGTTTCCATCGCCAATCTGGTACTGATGGTCTGCAGGTCCCAACTTAATAATCATGGCCGAGAGTTTGAGGCGGAGCAGATTAGCATTCATTCGGGCGAATTCCAAACCAACCGGGGGGTTTTATATGGTGCAAAAAGTCGAACACGGAGAGGAACGGGGGTTGGGGGGGTATGGAATTATGACATTGCATCCTAACTAGGATTATACAGGTGTTACATCATGAAATTCAGAGAGACAGACCCAACTggttgcaaaaaaaatatgaaagccAACTTAGTAGTGATGGCCCCCTACGCTAAAGAGCTGGCTAAAGGAATGGTTTTTGTGTACAGGTACAACAAAAAATAAGCAATCTACCTCGCCCTGGCCCTGGCCCTGGATCTTCCAAAACCCGCAGGGCCCGCCCGCCGTCCAGAATCTCGCGCCATCCATCCGCTGGTTCTATTTTGGAATGGTGATGTGATTTTCCAGATCCCATACCACAATCTTGCCGTCCAGCCCTACATCCACGAAGTAGAGGCAGTATAAAAGGGGTGTCAACACATCCTTCAGACATTAAAAAAAACTGGAATAGGCCAGGAGAGGTCAGTTCAGTCTTGTTTCAACCTGATGTGCTGAACCGTTTGACAATACTCTCGCTCCCTTTTCTCAACGGCACGATGCAACTGAGGATACAGAAGACCAGAATTATATATCAGAGACAAAAGAGCGGCACTAGAACGGCAAAATGGTGAAAGCGGATGGAAGCAGGGAGGTACGTTATGCAGTTCTCGTGAGCGCCGCCTCGAGGCTTCGATGGTTCGACAGTGTCGCTGCTCGACCCTTGCCTCGATTGCCCGTACAGCTTTCCAAGGGCCTCTGAGAGCTGAAACATGATATATTCATTTAGTATTAGCCACATGCCTCCTTTTAACAAAGATGTTAGCATAGCCCTAATGTCAGCTACAAGAAATGTTTCTTTCTTCCACACGGTCTCTACAACTTCAGCATCTGTAGCCATAAAATTGCAGAATGAAATAGTTTATCCTATATTATAGCAGGCACCAACTCAGGGTATATAGTTCTACAAAGTGTCAGAAAACTGACAATTTACTTCCATCATTAAAAATCAGCAGCATACAGAAGTCAGACGAGACCATAGCAAGTCATTTGTTCGTAGTTGTGTTAGAACAGTGCCAAAATAACCAGACACCATCTCAGAAGATCTCACACTCATGCACACATAAAACCGCATATAGCCTACAGCTAATTTAACCTGTACTCAACCATTCAGGAAGCAGTTCACCCTACTTCTACAGATGCAAACAGAACAATCTCATGAACAAGGGATAAATAGCAAACACATATAACAACATACAGCAGAGAGGCCTGATAAGCATAAGAGGCACCTGTGAGGCTTTTGAAGTTGATGGAGTAACTTTCCTCTCATCCAAATATCTGACAAAACTCCTACAGGATACAAATATGTAAATACATATTGTCAGAAAGAACATGTCCATGAGAGAAAAACTTTAAGACCTGGGTATCAAGAGCTACTAGCAAACCCTGAACTTTAATTAGTGTCATTTTTCAAAGATTGAAATGGAATATTTTTGCCTAGGTACAACGAGACCATAAGAATTAGCAAGCTGAAGGTGCCTCAAGATGAAAACAGTTGACATGGTTTTTACAGGAAGCAATGGCCACTTCAAAGCACTGCTAGAATGAAGAGAAAGTGCAGCTAATTCAACAAAACAGTTGCTATGCACAATTTTCTTACCAAAGTCCAGTCTCATCTGCAGCAAAGATCAAAGGATTGCAGTCAAATCCAACACCAATCGCCATCTTTTCAGAAACAAAAAGAATCTGAAATTTGGAAGAGTTCACTCAATTAATGAAATGTGGAGATCACAACATGCAACTAAACAATAGCAAAAGGGAAAATGCTGACCCACATCACGGAGAGGCAGATCACGCAGTGCCAAATTTTGCGCAGCAGGAGACCCTTCAACGTCATCAACGAAATAAATCATGGAACTGTGCCCTGAAAATAACACAACAAGAATCAATTCAGTGTCTGCAAAAGTTTGCATGGAATCTGCAGCTActtagatactccctccgtaaactaatataagagcgttcagatcactactttagtgatctaaacgctcttatattagtttacagagggagtactttgcaTGGATAGATCAAAGGGCCAATAGTCTCACAAAGGAACCCAAATTCAGTTAGGAGAAAGTTAAAAATAGAACATCAAGAAACCAATCATAATCTCATTAGCCTGAAATGATTAGGACAAACCTTAATTATGAAGAGGCCTATTAATAAAATTTTGGAAGTTCAAATACCACAATGGAAGAGGTTCACTAATTACAAGAATAAGATTGTGAAAACCCTTGGCAGGTAATTATGTTGAGTTCGTAAACAATTTGTGCCTAGATGGCTGCTGAGAAGTAATGCAAATCAGTGGCACCCATAGAAACAAGAAGCTAGGTGGGAAAACCTGCATAGGCCAATGTTTTTCCACTTGGCGACCACCTTACACCAAATGCCCATGTAGGTGATAGATCAAGTTGAGCAATTTGCTGCATCCGAATAGGAGAAAATGTTACAAGCACGACTAGCAACTTAACAAGAAAGAACACAGACTAATAAGACACTGCAAGCATAGTCCTGTGGAACATTCTGAATCATATTGATCTGGATTCTTAGCCTCCCAAGAATAAAAGAGTTGGGGAAGTATTTAATATAGAAAATGCCACCACATGGTTGAAAACAAACTTTGCGAATCAGCAGATTATTTCTTATTTTTTAGCCGTAGATGGGGTGCAAAGTGCTAACAAAGTTGATAGGAGGTTACTATTGGCAAAAGCCATGCACGTTCAATTGCATGTCATTAGTCTGTAAGGCAAATAAAGAAATTGGCAAGCAGATTTGGTACGTGAGATGTATACTTGCCAAGGAACAGCATATAATGAACTAACAGATCAATGAATAGCAAATACCTCTCCGAATTTCCAATCCACTGAGGCACCTGCTTGTGGTCCCCTAATCAGAAAGAGAGAAAGTATGAGACAGCTAAAGCATTTGGAATGTGTACTGGCTGTATTAATGGCAAGGTTTTCAGTTCAAAAATGATGAGAAGGTCCACCTTGTATCTACACCCTTGATGATAGTGGAGAACACTCTGCATTTACCATCAGTAGAAGTTGTTGCAAGATGTATCTGAAATTAGATGAAAGCAGAGAAACCAACATTACGTCCAATAAACGGGTCGTGCATATACATGGCATCTACACCAAACAAAATCACATCAAATAAGTTCATCCAATCATCTGATGCGAATAGGAGATATGCTACTAGCCAGTGGCAGACAACAGCACAAATTAAATGGGGTACAGTCAGATAAGGGCACCTTTACTTCACTCTTTTATGTTGCATTTCTCATTATAGAGGGCGAACCACATATGATCTTTTTCACTACTCCTAATAGATAAAGAACACAAATATAATGAATGCACCCCCTAGATAATTGTCCCTTATGTTTCCCTACTGATGATTATGCTCAAATTACTTCCAAGGAGAGGCATGATATTATGCTCACATTGTTTGGATGCCACGCGACACTAGTAACAGAAGATTCATGCTTCTTCCTAATAACCTTGCTAATCCACCTGTACCATAAGAGAAAATCAAAGTAGTTCAAAGAACGCACATCAAGAGTGACACATCAACTTCAATAATTGCATGAACAGAAGAAAACAATAATTGCAGGAACAGAAGAAAACACTCATCAATTAGTGCACTGGGCATAACTAATTGAAAAACTAGTTAATCAAAACAGGTACACGACTAGTGGAAGTGGCAGCGACCAATACCAGTTGTTC encodes the following:
- the LOC123146172 gene encoding actin-related protein 2/3 complex subunit 1B; translated protein: MAAQAIHQFAECITCHAWSPDHSMIAFCPNTTEVHIYKFFTDKWEKLHVLAKHDQIVSGIDWSRSSNKIVTVSHDRNSYVWTQEGQDWVPTLVILKLNRAALCVHWSPKENKFAVGSGAKSVSICYYEQENNWWISKVIRKKHESSVTSVAWHPNNIHLATTSTDGKCRVFSTIIKGVDTRGPQAGASVDWKFGEQIAQLDLSPTWAFGVRWSPSGKTLAYAGHSSMIYFVDDVEGSPAAQNLALRDLPLRDILFVSEKMAIGVGFDCNPLIFAADETGLWSFVRYLDERKVTPSTSKASQLSEALGKLYGQSRQGSSSDTVEPSKPRGGAHENCITCIVPLRKGSESIVKRFSTSGLDGKIVVWDLENHITIPK